A single window of Paenibacillus sp. SYP-B4298 DNA harbors:
- a CDS encoding formate/nitrite transporter family protein, giving the protein MDYVKPTELLDTMIEAGGGKAALSVKQMLVRGFLAGAILACATTLAFTATSQTSIGLTGAVIFPVGFVMIVLLGLELVTGSFALIPLAVIERRASLGGMLANYFWVIAGHLLGCAVYAVLYGLTITKMGTDMSHPLVQMLIQISETKTLGYKTMGASGMGLVVIKAILCNWMVTLGVVMAMTSKSTAGKIVAMWLPILTFFAQGFEHAVVNMFVIPAGMMLGADITMGDWWLWNQLPVLVGNFIGGMLFTGVLFYLSHKTKTATIARSSQEGRKTESLQSLQAVEKSL; this is encoded by the coding sequence ATGGACTATGTTAAGCCAACCGAGCTATTAGACACCATGATCGAGGCAGGTGGCGGCAAGGCAGCGCTCAGCGTGAAGCAGATGCTCGTCCGGGGATTTTTGGCCGGTGCCATTCTGGCCTGTGCCACCACACTAGCTTTTACGGCGACAAGCCAGACCTCGATCGGCTTGACGGGGGCGGTCATCTTCCCGGTCGGGTTCGTCATGATCGTCCTCCTCGGCCTGGAGCTGGTGACCGGCAGCTTCGCGCTCATCCCGCTGGCTGTGATAGAGCGCCGGGCATCGCTTGGCGGCATGCTGGCGAACTACTTCTGGGTCATCGCCGGCCATCTGCTGGGTTGCGCTGTATATGCGGTGCTGTACGGATTGACGATTACAAAGATGGGCACGGATATGAGCCACCCGCTAGTTCAGATGCTGATCCAGATCAGCGAGACCAAGACGCTTGGCTACAAGACGATGGGGGCAAGCGGCATGGGGCTGGTAGTGATTAAGGCGATTCTATGTAACTGGATGGTGACGCTCGGCGTTGTGATGGCGATGACCTCCAAGTCTACCGCAGGCAAAATTGTAGCCATGTGGCTGCCGATTCTCACCTTTTTCGCTCAGGGCTTCGAGCACGCGGTGGTCAATATGTTCGTCATCCCCGCAGGCATGATGCTCGGAGCGGATATTACGATGGGCGACTGGTGGCTGTGGAATCAGCTTCCGGTGTTGGTGGGCAACTTTATCGGCGGCATGCTGTTCACAGGTGTGCTGTTCTATCTGTCCCATAAGACGAAGACGGCGACCATTGCCCGCAGCAGTCAGGAGGGGCGCAAGACGGAGTCGCTGCAGTCGCTCCAGGCTGTGGAGAAGAGCCTATGA